GAAAGGTTTACTCACTCAAACCTATCACAATGATGACACCTAGTGGTTTTCAGAATTGTCCATATTCCTCAAGGTGGTTGCTTTCGGCGGCACTGAGCTCCATGTTGATGATGAAATTCTTTGGTTGCACGTAGGGTTTTCTGAGTGTAGGCGAGTACATAGTATTTCTTTTCTTCAGGTTAACTGCCAGTCCATACTGCCTGCTGACAGCAGAGTGCTCCTCAATCAGCTGtctaaatcggtggtatttatgaagtgcttcagTTAGtagaatggtatttatgaagtgcttgaaGATgcttgagttagtagacatggaacctgacctcaaggagtttgagATCTATAGCacgggaaacagacacaaaaataaatggcGGGTGTGAGGAAGCAATGGAGTGTAGAGATACGTGAATAGTGCAAAGCAGGGCTGGTGTGAGAAGTGAAATATGTGGTGGTCTGAGTTctcttacttagaacagtgcttggcacatagtgagcgcttaacaaaatcaatcatcattattattattgccaggaaGTGGCTGGGCCTGGCATGCTCAACTTTAATCACTACTATCATTCAATTTATCAATTGGTATTAATTAAACATTTTTGGAATGCTGATctcgtactaaggacttggacaATTGTAAAAGAAAAAATATGTATTTACTGCCCCTGAGGGACTTATAAatgtaatggaggagacaaaaatTATCCgtaaaatagtgggagcaggaattagaacaaaTACATCAAGATAAGATAGTTGGATAAATAATTGTATAAAAACCTacgaataaatataataatacatATTCATTGCATTTACACTTATATTTTATTCCTTTCCTTTTATTCTTTTATTCCTTTTATTTCCTGAGAGGTAAGGGTGAATGTTAAACAGACATGGGTGGGGTGTTGTGAGTTAATTGGGGAAATCTTCccagaggagatggaattttgggGTGGACTTTGAGGAAAGGGAAAGCTGTGATCTAGTGGATTCAGGGGGAAAGGAGCTCTAGAATGAGAGAACAGAATGAGTGAGGATTCAGAGTGGGAGAGTTAGAAAAAGaggattagatacaaggtgaacTTGGTTGGGGCAGACAGTGAGCTGGGGAATTgtggatgaagagagcagatttgTACAAGGGGCTGGGTGAGGGGCTCCAAGTCAGAGCAAAGGAGTTCCTGCTAGATATAAAGGAAATAAACCCTGTCAGATTGAGGATGATCTCCTGCTCGGCCCATCTTCTGCTGCttcctttccaatcaatcaaccaattaatggcagttattgagtgcttactgtgagcagagcacagtactaagcacttgggagactgcagtgctggggagttggaagacatgatcactgccctcaaggagattatagtttaataagggagacagacattaaaataaattgcaagataggggaaatggcaaagtgtaAGGATACGTCCAGAAGTGCAGCAGGACTAAGGTGGGCTcagtattgaagtgcttaagggtGATTATGGGGTTGTTCACATCTCtggatcatacctggagagtttccagtattctaccagtctggactatgggagggagagtcaagcagaaaccTATCCATTcattcctagcatgggcagtggctagcgagtggagggcAGTTTGCTACAGGTTGagactcacttgtgctgggcagcagcagcacggaagCGAGTCGAGGGGGGAGACTTGGGTTTACtctgcggaaggaggcgatgataaaccacttctgtatttttaccaagaaaactctacagatcctctaccagaacgattgcagatggaggtggggcgttttgggagagatgtatccatggtgtctccatgggtcggacacaacttgacagcataagacaacaacaacaatgcgGCTGTTGGAAGTGGGTCAATATCAGAGCACTTACAAGGTAGTcaacgtggaagggagggaggataggtgggGAGTCGAGTGATTCACCAGGGAAGGCTATTTGGAGaaagtgtgattttagtaagccttCGAAGATGGAGAGATTGGTGACATCAccgcacccccaaccccacagtctttatgtacatatctttaaattatacattataaattaattaCTTATTCAgcctgagccagaattagaaccaagtcctctcaCTTCAAGGCCCATTTTCTTACTACTAGGTCACTCTACTTCCCAGCCGTTTTCTCACTCTTCCTACCTCTTTCCACTTCTCACCATCTCccgtttctcttcctcctcaatctgggaaggggactggggaaacatggactgatggttttgtagaaaaatgatctgaacagcaaaatgaaatttggacccgagtggggagagacaggcggcggAGAGGTCAGCTAGTAGGCTGATATAGGTAGGtcaggttaagtgcttggattaacacggtagcatttggatggagaggaaggggtggattttaggaatgttatgaaggctgaaccaaaaggatgtggtgacagatttcatgtgggctaaatgagagacatgagttgaggataatgtcaaggttatgggcttgagagacagggaggatggtggtactgtctacagtgatggggaagtcagggggagcacagggtcggggtgggaagataaggagttctgttttggacatgctaagtttgaggtgtcagtaggccatccaagtagatatatcctgaagccaggaagaaatgtgaggccgcagagagggagaaagactagAGCTgtgctgtagatttgggaatcaactacATAGACAGGGTTGTTGAAACTAtgggagcaaatgtgttctccaagggagtgggtgtagatggaaaatagaagggcacccagaactgagccttgagggacctccacagttgtgggggagacagaggagcccatgaaagagactgagaaagtgctgccagagagacaggaggagaaccaggagaggacaatgtcagtgaagccaaagttggataattttccaggagaagggagtccaCAGTGTTaaaaacagctgagaggtcaagggtgaAGTAGGggcttttggatttggcaagaaggacatcgtAGGTGACttctgagagagcagtttctgtggcgtgaagccagaatggagggagtcaaggagagaattggaggagaggaagtggagagggtgggtgtagccagctcactcaaggagtctggagaggaatggcaggatggagatggggcaataactgggggggggggggcagtggggtcaagggagaggtttttttaggaaacGGGAGAAATGAGCACTACAGCATTACATTACAGCATGATCTTGATGTGAGAGATAATGCCAGTGTAAAATTAAATAGTGCTATCATGAAAGAATGCATTATTGGGGAGCATTATAACAAGGATAATAGGggctagtgcacaggcctgggagtcagaaagtcatgagttccaatcccggctccaccacttgtatgctgtgtagccttgggcaagtcacaacttctcagagcctcagttacctcatctgtaaaatggggattaagactgtgagccccatgcgggacagagactgtgtccagtctgctttgcttgtacccaccccagcacttagtgcctcagttacctcatctgtaaaatgaggattaagactgtgagccccacgtggggcaacctgattcccctgtgtctactccagcgcttagaacagtgctcggcacatagtaagcgcttaacaaatacaaataccaacattattattagtacagtgcctgacacacagtaagcacttaataaaataccactattattattattttccttgatTATACCGGGTGATTAATAAAATAGTTTATGACCACTTTGTTCTAGTACAATAGCCGAGTAGGAGCTATTTAAGAAAAACATGATTTTAAAGGTAGCTTATTAAGGCAATAATGCAGCGTAAAGGTTGAATAATAGAAGGGCACAAACGGGTCCACTTAGCTGAAAGGATTCATTAGGAGGGCGCAGCCTTCCTGGGCCCCTAGGAGGGATCTGTGCCCACAGCAggagattcccttttccagaatgtCCTCATTCTCCTGTCACTGTGAATCATGAGGAACGGACTAATGACGGAGAAGGTGAAGGACAACATCATGTGGCTACTCATAAACACCGGAGACTTCTCTTTAACGTTTAGCAAAATACTCAGCATGATGGTCTGTCGCCCGTAAAGGAGCACGTAGAGAGTCACCAGGGCAATGACTTTTTTGGCTGCCCTGACCTCGGGCATTGCCCTGGGGGAGTGGCTCTGCCCGTGAAGGTGCTGAACTCTTCTGTGGTGCCTGTGCAGGATTAACACCATGTACCCACTGGCTGCactcatgagccccacgaagaacacTTCGCGAAGCGAAAGCACAACCGTAATCAGCAGGGTGGTCTCTGCACTGTCGATGACTTTAATACAATATTTGAGGTCCAGTACCATTCGTACAGCGCTGCCGTTCTGAGGGCCCGTCACAAATACCAGCGAATTAACATCTATCAGCAGATTGAaggcccaggagaggacagaggaggggaggatcCATTTAGGTAATTTAGCTTTGACCCTCGCCCACCTGGAGGTGCCGGGACTGATAGTGATGGCTTGGAAGATGCTCagaaggcaggtggtgcagatggcaagTCCTCGAGCCACCCGTCCGAGGTACACGAGAATTTTACAACCAACATTATTCAGGAAGTTCCTCCAACCCCAAGCTGACATGGTCTCTGGAATCCCACTGGTGAGAAGAATTACGGCGTTGGCCAAGGCTAGCTGGGTGAGGATCATGTCTGAGGAACTGATCTTTTGGCTGGTGGAGACCATGCGGGTATAAAATAGGAGTAGAAATATATTCACTGAGATCCCAATGCTGAACTGCAGTAGCATCACAATCCCAAAAGAGAGATCGGTAACATTCATTTTTTTGAATTTTCAATTAAACCAGGAGTCTCCCAAAAGGcatcctggagaagggagaggagaggaggaggaaagcagagagggagagaaagagaaaaaacatcAATTACAATATCAATTATATCTTCACCAGATTTGACAACGTGTTAAAATAAAGAGAATACAAAGCCACATATTTCATCTGTTTTCTGAATGGTTCTGCCATAGCCATCCTCATATTATACCAATTCCCCCAGGGATGACTAGAAAACTAGAGTTTCAGCTCAGCAATGGAAATACTAATGCCTGGGGATTACTTTCTTGAATAAGTGTGCTCGTCTACCAAGAGCTAAGCTTGAACGACAGCCACGGACATTTACCCAACATTGGGTTGGAGTCTCACCAACCTTGGCGGGGATGAACATCATGGGGTTGtcagagaacttactgtgtaccgagcaccgtactaagtgcttggagagcataatacaacagggttagtagacacgttccccgccctcaacatgcttacagtctggaggggacttCCACCTCTCATGTCCCCCAACTGCTACCAGGCAGTTCAAGCGCCAGTGTTAGGCTTTCCCTGAAAGTTCTCAGAGGAAAAGGACATTTCTACCAAAGTAAAATTCAGAAAAACCACACTTATCTTGTGCAGACCAGTCCAGATTTGGCATTGCTTTCAGCCTCTCTCATAGGGCGATACAACCATCTGAACTGTGCCCTTTTCAAAGGAAACTCTCTCTGCCCCTTAGTCATATTTGCTCTacctcccatctccccaacccTCCAGTCTGTCCAAACCCAAAATGATGTCATGAAGGGTGAtctaatttaaaagaaaaatatttctttACAGGAATTGCCTATGCTATTAAGATCCAGAGTCTAATTCATCATTTCAAggattctgggacagggaccttggaCACTAGTATTCAGAATCTGACCAAGCTCCTCAAAGAGACTGGAGCAGGGAAGAATGCAATGATTTCACCCCCTTTCTAAGCCTCAGTGAACTAACCCCGTTTTCCAACTGCCCCTGAAAGGCTTTCTTTTTCGGGTGGACACAATCAGTGACTCTGGGATCTGTAATAGGCAAAATCACGTAGTTACTGGGGAAAGCCATGAGCAATGTCTATGATTCTTGAAAGACTCATGAATGAGGAGATAAGGTAAGATGGAAATGGGGATAGTTGAGTTAAGGGGTGgtgagttgggattcaaaccagttttggctctccctgCTTCGCTGTTGCTGGGAGGGTTAACAAGAGATTCTGTAGAATAAGATTCAGGAGCAAGATGAGGCATCGTTATTTGATACTGAGTAGCATCAGCAATGTCATTCTGGGGCAGAGCAATGATTCTCTTTCTGCCTAAACCTCCTCTAAGGAGAAATCATGTGATGGTTTCATTCTTTCAAACCCATCCCTTAAGTTTGTTGTCCCCCCCAAATTCCCTTTAAAAAAACCCATTATGGACCAAGAAACTACTACTGAGGCATAGCATAGCTCTTCATGCCTATGGGAACCCTCAACTTCTCCTCTCTTGGGTCAAAATATATTTCTTTAGGAAAAGTCCCAAAGAAAAAGTTAAAGGCATGCCTACAGCCTGAGCCTGGGTCCGTCTCAGGAAGCATGGAGGGTGGAACAGTTTACCAGTCACTAGCAGGGACATTGTATCCAAGaacatacatttattcattcaatcatttttactgagtgctaactgtgtgcagagcactgtactaaacacttggaaagtgcaattcagtaacaaatgtCCTGAACATGCTCAGTTCCCCCAGGGCAGCCCTGTCCCTGGCCAGGTTAGAGGTTTTGATTTGTCTTattctgtcgagtcgtctctgacccgtagcgacaccacagactcATCTTTCctagaacgctccacctccatctgccatcgttctgatagtggatccagagttgacttggtaaaaatagggaagtgctttaccactgcctccttctgtgcagtaaactggagtctccaccctcgactctctcccatgctgctgctgcccagcacagttttgacttgtagcagatggcctttcactcgctagccactggccaagctgggaatggaataggtaggcttCTGCGTGACTCTCCTTGccgtagtcgaggctggtagagtaccggaaactacTTAGATCTCAGGAAATGGTTCTTCGTATCCTGCACCACTCCATCCGTGAGGATGCCTCTTCTGTGTTTACCCTTTCTGCTCTCTGAGGGCCCAGATCTGAGCGAGGGTGTTAAGGAGAAGATTATCTAATTCTGTGCTGAAGATCCTTCAATGAGGAAGGGAATTCAGAAGGATGGGAGGCATGTGGGATAGAGTGAAGAGACAGTATAGAATAGTGATGAGATATGGAGATGTGGTGGATAGAGGCAAAAAGAGGAAACCCTTACCTTTGCTCCTCTGCTCTCCGGTGCCTCCACTTCCAACTGATCCCTGGGGCTGAAACGGGGATTTCTGGCCCAGGTGTCTCTGGCCACTGTATCCTTTCTGTTCCCATGCAAGGCGGGATCATTCCTGGGGCAGTGGTAGCCTGCCGGTTggttgagaggagacaggaattgGCTTCCTGGAGGCCATAGTCACTGCAGACCTGATATGCCAGTTGGCATGactgcagaaggagggagggggcaacctTGTGTTACAGGGAGATAGATTGTTGGTGTGGATGAGAgtccattaaaaataatagtggtcttCCCACAGGCTAAGGATTGGAAATAATACAGGCAATACCCTAACCCTTGATCACAACTGTAAGACAAGtcctctgattgactgaaaagtaaAATTGATCTTTCCCTAAATCCCAATGCAACAATATTCTGTTAGTTCATCTATTCATTCTGTCCCCCTAAGCTTTtcttagcttccttgctgacccctctagttcctttctctccactccagtccatactgctgcccagatcatttttcttcaaaatgttcaggccaagtttccccactcctcaagaacctccagtggttgcccaaccacctctgcatcgaagagaaactccttaccatcagttttaaagcactcaatcaccttgccccctcctacctcacctcgctattctcctactacaacccagcccgcacgcttcactcctctaatgctaaccttctcactgtacctccatctcatctatcttgccaccgacctctcgctcacatcccgcctctgggcctggaacaccctccctcctcttatctgacaTTCAGTTACTCTTCTCCCCtacaaaggcttattgaaggcgcatctcctccaagaggctttccctgactaagccctctcttcctctgctcccactcccttctgggttgccctgacttgctcccttcattcatctcccctcccagccccaccacacttacatacatatctataatttctttacttacattaattttctgtctccctctctaggccgcaagtttgtcgtgggcagagaatgtgtctgtttattgcttagcagcttaatataatgctcagctcatggtaagtgctcaataagtgctcaactgtaaagcagcatggctcaatggaaaaagcactggtttgggagtcagaggtcgtgggttctaatcccggcttggccacttgccagctgtgtgactttgggcaagtcactgaacttctctgtgcctcagttaactcatctgtaaaatggggattaagcccatgaGCCcgccatgggacaacctgcttaccttgtatctaccccagggcttagaacagtgcttggcacatagtaagcactaaacagccttttctctgacctcccttcctcctgtctctccccactccagtctattcttcattccgctgcccgaatcatcatcctgcagaaacgctctgggaatgtcactcccctctttgaaaacctccagtggttgcccatcaacctccgcatgaaacaaaaacttctcactctgggcttcaaggctctccatcaccttgcccccttctacctctcctcccttctctctttcaacttcccaccccgcacgctcggctcctctgccgctcacctcctcaccgtcccccgttcacacctatcctgctgtcgacctctggcccacgtcttcacacctatcccgctgtcgacctctggcccacgtcctaccactgtcttggaatgccctccttcctcacctcagccaaactaactctcttcccctcttcaaagccctactgagagctcacctcctccaagaggccttctcggactgagcttccccttttccgtctgctccctctgttccctctctgctccccctctgccctctgctccctccccctccccctcttcacctcccctcagctaagccccctttccctctgctcctctctctctcccttcccctcccctcagcactgtgctcatttgtatatatttttacctccctatttattttgttaatgaagtgtacatccccttgattctatttgtcgtgattatgttgtcttgtttttgtccgtctgtttcccccgattagactgtaagcccatcattgggcagggattgtctctatctgttgccaaagtgtatattccaagcgcttagtacagtgctctgcatcatagaaagtgctcaataaatactactgaatgaatgaatgaaaaataccataattattaataaatacagttgactgactgatcaactgattaaTGGCAAGGGGCAAGTCCTCCCAAGATCCTGCTAAAACTAGCCCGGAACCTTAGAGAAGGTCTTCTACAGGTGGCCAGCTATTCATCCTGGAGCTCTGTTCAGCAGCTACAAAGTC
This sequence is a window from Ornithorhynchus anatinus isolate Pmale09 chromosome 7, mOrnAna1.pri.v4, whole genome shotgun sequence. Protein-coding genes within it:
- the ORNANAV1R3203 gene encoding vomeronasal 1 receptor ornAnaV1R3203, whose translation is MNVTDLSFGIVMLLQFSIGISVNIFLLLFYTRMVSTSQKISSSDMILTQLALANAVILLTSGIPETMSAWGWRNFLNNVGCKILVYLGRVARGLAICTTCLLSIFQAITISPGTSRWARVKAKLPKWILPSSVLSWAFNLLIDVNSLVFVTGPQNGSAVRMVLDLKYCIKVIDSAETTLLITVVLSLREVFFVGLMSAASGYMVLILHRHHRRVQHLHGQSHSPRAMPEVRAAKKVIALVTLYVLLYGRQTIMLSILLNVKEKSPVFMSSHMMLSFTFSVISPFLMIHSDRRMRTFWKRESPAVGTDPS